The nucleotide window CATCTCGGTCTCCTGTTTTGTCGAATTTCCTAGCGTAACTATCTGGGCGGTGCGGGATTTGATACAGGTCAATCCAACTCTGGTAAAATTTTGCCCCTTTCAGATGAGGTAGCGATGGCAACAGCGTGCGGTGTCGACTTCGGCACGTCCAACTCCACGGTCGGGTGGGTACAACCGGGCCGGCCGGTGATGTTGCCGCTCGAAGACGGCAAGGTCACGCTGCCGTCGGTGGTGTTCTTCAATGCCGACGACGACGAGGTCACGTTCGGCCGCGCCGCGCTGGCCGACTATCTGGCCGGCTATGAGGGGCGCCTGATGCGCTCGCTCAAGAGCCTGCTGGGCACGCCGCTGATGGATGGCCAGACCGAAGTGGCGGGTCGTGCGCTGTCGTTCCGCGAGCTGCTCGGCCAGTTCATCCGCGAATTGAAGCACCGTGGCGAACACGCCGCGGGCCGCCGCTTCGACGCCGCGGTGCTCGGGCGGCCCGTGCATTTCGTCGACGACGATCCGGCCGCCGACCGGCTGGCCGAGGACACGCTGGCCGACATCGCCCGCGCGGCGGGTTTCCGCGACCTGGCATTCCAGTACGAACCGATCGCCGCCGCGTTCGACTACGAGTCCCAGATCGACCGCGAGGAACTGGTGCTGATCGCCGACATCGGCGGCGGTACGTCCGATTTCTCGCTGGTTCGCCTGGCACCCTCGCGGATGGCCAGGATCGACCGCCGCGACGACATCCTCGCCAATGCGGGCGTGCACATCGGCGGTACCGACTTCGACAAGTACCTGAGCCTGGCCGCCGTGATGCCGCAACTGGGCTACGGCAGCGAATTGAAAAACGGCAGTGCGGTACCGTCCAGCTATTACTTCAACCTGGCGACGTGGCACACCATCAACCAGGCCTACACGAGGAAGATGTCGGCCCAGTTGGGCGAACTGGTGCGCGACGCGCGCGAGCCGGAAAAGCTGCGGCGCCTGCAAAACCTGATCGAGGACCGCGCCGGCCACTGGCTGGCCATGCGCGTCGAGGAAACCAAGATCGGATTGTCGGACCAGGCTTCGGTGCGGCTCGAGCTGGACCGGCTGGCGCCCCCGCTGGCGCTGGACGTGGAGCGGGAATGCTTCGTCGCGGCGATCGGTGCGCTGGTCGACACGGTGGGCGGCAGCGTCGACCGGTTGCTGGCCGATGCCGGCGTGCGCAGCGAGCAGGTCGACACGGTATTCTTCACGGGCGGTTCGTCGGGCGTGGCGGCATTGCGCGAACGGATCGGGGCGGCGGTGCCCGCTGCCCGCCGTGTCGAGGGCGACCGGTTCGGCAGCATCGGCGCCGGCCTGGCGCTGGACGCCGTCCGGCAATTCGGCTAAGGAACCCCCATGTTGACGAAACCGATCGTGATGCTGGACTTCGAGACCACCGGGCTGTCGCCGGACATGGGCGACCGCATCACCGAAGTGGCGGCGCTGCGCATCGCCGATGGCGTGATCGTCGAGCGCTATGTATCGCTGGTCAATTGCGGCGTGCGGGTGCCGTCCTTCATCACCAGCCTGACCGGCATCACCCAGCAGATGGTCGACACGGCGCCGCCCGCGCACGAGGTGGTGCCGCGCCTGCTTGACTTCATCGGCGCCGATGCGCTGGCGGCGCACAACGCCAGCTTCGACGAAAAGTTCCTGCGCGCCGAAAGCACCCGCCTGGGCATGGCTCCCATGCATGCCGGTACGGTATGCTCGCTGAAACTGTCGCGCCGCGTTTATCCGCAGCTGTACAGCTACAAGCTCGGCAACCTGGGCAGCCAGCTCGGCATTCCGTTCCGCGGTACCGCCCACCGGGCCGAGGCCGACGCGGAAGTGGCCGCCGAAGTGCTGCTGCACATCGGCCGCCATCTTGCGTCAAGCTATGGCATCGCCGCCGTCGAACCGGCACTGCTGATGTCGGTCAACAAGCTGGCCGCCGCCAAGGTCGCCGCGTTCCTCCGCAAGCAGTCCGCCACAGCGCAGTGACCGGGCAGCCCGGCGCCGTCTAGCGTGCCGCGCCGGGCGGCGCGTCGCGCCGCATCAACCTTTCCCACCGCGTCGCCGACCACGACCAACCGGTCCGCCGATTGAGCCTTCTCAAAAGGTATGCGCAATGGTTTATTAAGCTTTATGCAACAAACCAACGCGCACGATGGGGGAGCAGGCATGAACGACCGTTACCCGAACAAGGACGACCGCTACCCGAACAAGGATGCGGACGTACACGCGTGGTTTCGCGAAGCTTCCGGCAAGGGCGACGCGTACGCGCAGTTCAACCTCGCGCTGATGTACAAGCGCGGCAAGGGCGTCCGGCGCGATGACGATGCCGCCTTCGTCTGGATGCGCCTGTCGGCATTGCAGGGTATCGCCTTCGCCCAGAACCACCTGGGCGCCATGTACTACAACGGCGTGGGCACCCGGCCGGACGATACCGAAGCCGTGTTCTGGTTCCGCATGGCCGCGCGTCAGGGAGATGCCTCGGCACAGCAGAATCTCGGATTGATGTACCGCAAGGGCCGGGGCGTGCCGCGCAGCGATGAGACGGCACTGACCTGGTTTTGCCGCGCGGCAGGGCAGGGCGTGGCCAGCGCCCAGGCGCTGCTCGGCGAAGCCTATGCGCAAGGTCTCGGCACGAAGCGCAATTTCCAGCTGGCGCTGGCGTGGTTCCGCAAGGCGGCATTGCAGGGAGATGCGACGGCGCAGCTGAACCTGGGCCTGATGTACCGGCGCGGCCATGGCGTGCTGCAGAGCGATACCCAGGCGGTGGCCTGGTACCGGCAGGCCGCTGCGCAGGGCATGGCCGCCGCGCAGCGCCACCTGGGCGTCGCGTACGCGGAAGGGCGCGGCGTGGCGGTGGACCTGGAGCGGGCCTGCTCATGGCTGCGCCGCGCCGCCGAGCAGGGCGATGTCGATGCGCAATTCAACCTGGGCGTGATGCTGTCGAACGGCCATGGCGCCCGCAAGGATGAAGCGCTGGCCTTCGACTGGTACTGCCGTGCCGCCAGCGCCGGGCATGCGCTGGCCCAGTACAACCTGGGCGGCATGTACGCGCAGGGCCGCGGCGTGGCGCGCGATCCGGCAGAAGCGCTGGCCTGGTACCGCAAGGCGGCCGAGCAGGGCGCGGCGAATGCCCAGTTCAATGTCGGCGTCATCTATGCGAACGGCCACGGCGTGGCCAAGGATGAAGTCCGCGCCGTGGCCTGGTACCGCCACGCCGCCGAGCAGGGCGACGCAAGCGCGCAGAACAACCTCGGTGTCATGTACGCGAACGGCCACGGCGTGCCACGCGACGATGCCGAGGCGGTGGCCTGGTACCGCAGGGCCGCCGAGCAGGGCCATCCGCTGGCGCAGTACAACCTGGGCGGCATGTACGCCGGCGGCCGCGGTGTCGACCGTGATCCGGTGCTGTCGTACATGTGGATTTCGCTGGCGGCCGAGGCGGGCGATGAAACCGCGTGCAACAATCGCAAGCTGATCGAATGCCGGCTGACGCGCGAGGAAATCGGCTCGGCGGAAATGATGACGCGGCGCTGGCGCGACGCCCACCGCGCCTGACCCTCTGGCCCATCGCCGCGCCGGCCCGGCGCAGCGAAGGCGTCGTGCCGGCATGCAGCCAGCGGCGGCTCAGTGCGCCACTGACTGCCGCCGGTCGAGGAACAGGCTGTTGCCGTGGATTTTCTTGGCCTGCTTCTTGGCTTCCGCCGCGCTGGTGGCGATCTGGTGGTGCGAATGGAATTGCCGCGGTTCCACCCGGATCGCGCCGATCGACAGGCTCATCAGCGGATGGAATACCTTCCGGCCCTGCCGGTCCTCGCCCAGGTAGCCGCCCCGTTCGCGGTCTTCCGCGCTGTAGAACTCCGCTCCGCTGGCGCCGAACTCGGCCAGCATCGCGCGGCAGCGCGCCTCCCAATCCTCGCTCTGGAACAGGATCATGAAATCATCGCCGCCGATGTGGCCGACGAAATCTCGGTCCGGGTCGCTGTGGCGCGCGAGAATGTGGCCCAGCAGGCCGATCACGTCGTCGCCGCGCCGGTAACCGTACACGTCGTTGAACGGCTTGAAGTGATCGAGGTCGCAGTAGCATGCCCAGAAGCGCGTGCCGCTATGCAGCAGCCGGTCGATATGCTCGTTGATGGGCACGTTGCCCGGCAAGCCGGTCAGCGGGTTCGCGTAGCGCGCCGCATGAATCTGCAGCTGCGTGATCTCGCGCATCAGGTCGTGGCCGGTACCCATGCCGAGGTAGCGGCCGCCGTCGGTGATGATGAAACCGTTGAACAGGTGGTGGGCCGCCGAGGCGGCCATCCGGCAGGACAGGTCTTGCAGGCTGGTGCCCTTGTCGGCCACCAGCGGCCTGGCATCCATGAATTGCCGGCACGACTTCCTGCCATACAGTTCGCGTTCGTAGGGGCGGGCGAAATGGTCGATCATCACGAAGCGCGAGATCAGGCCGAGCGGCACGCCGTCGTCCACCACGGGGATGATCATCAGCGCGGGATCGGCTTCGAAGCGCTGGTACACCTCGTTGTTCGTCACCGCCGTCGACACGGCGTCAACATGGTGCAGCAGCTTCACGATGCTCACGGCGGTTTTCTCCACTCCACGCTGCGGATACACGGCCACGCCGCCGCGCGCCAGCGCGCCGAGCACCTCGGCGGGCATCGCGCGGACCGGCTCGGCCTGCGGGCGGCCCAGGTGGTAGCCTTGTGCGAAGGCGACCCCGAGATCGCGCAGCACCATCAGTTCGGCGCCTTGCTCGATGCCCTCGGCGATCACCAGGGTCTGCGACTCTTCCGCGATTTCCTGGATGGAGCGTACGAACTGCAGCTTCACCGGATCCTGGTTGATACCCTGGATGAAATGCATGTCGATCTTGACGTACTCGGGCCGCAGCTCCGACCACAGCCGCAGGCTGGAAAAGCCTTCGCCCAGGTCGTCGATGGCGATTTCAAAGCCGCGCGCACGATAGTGCAAGACTGCCTCGCGCATCCGTTCATAGTCGTAGGTGGGCTGGTTTTCCGTCAGTTCGATGATCACGCGGTCCGGTTGCAGGCCCAGCTGGCGGATGCAGCCGAGGGTTTCGCCCTCGCCGCCACGCCGCGGCAGCAGGCATTCGGGGCTCACGTTGAGGAACAGCTTGCCGGGCAGCGCCAGTTCGGCAAAGCGTTCCAGCACGACGCGGCGGCACAGGTATTCCACTTCCAGCGCCAGACCGTGCTCGCGCGCCGCCGCGAACAGCTTCATCGGCGCGTGCAGCGGGCTGTCCGAGGGACCCCGGATCAAGCCTTCGTAGCCGATGATCTCGCCCGTCTGCGTGCGGATCAACGGCTGGAACAGCGCGGTCAGCCGACGCCGCGCGAGGATGTCGAGCAGGTGCGCGCAGGCTGGATCGCCGGCAGGCGCGCGCAGGTAGCTGACGTTGGCAGGCAGGGTGGCGGAAGCGGATTTCACATGGGTTCACTTAAACAAGTCGCCGGAATGGTATGAATAAATTGTGACGGGCTGATGAAACGG belongs to Pseudoduganella albidiflava and includes:
- a CDS encoding Hsp70 family protein; its protein translation is MATACGVDFGTSNSTVGWVQPGRPVMLPLEDGKVTLPSVVFFNADDDEVTFGRAALADYLAGYEGRLMRSLKSLLGTPLMDGQTEVAGRALSFRELLGQFIRELKHRGEHAAGRRFDAAVLGRPVHFVDDDPAADRLAEDTLADIARAAGFRDLAFQYEPIAAAFDYESQIDREELVLIADIGGGTSDFSLVRLAPSRMARIDRRDDILANAGVHIGGTDFDKYLSLAAVMPQLGYGSELKNGSAVPSSYYFNLATWHTINQAYTRKMSAQLGELVRDAREPEKLRRLQNLIEDRAGHWLAMRVEETKIGLSDQASVRLELDRLAPPLALDVERECFVAAIGALVDTVGGSVDRLLADAGVRSEQVDTVFFTGGSSGVAALRERIGAAVPAARRVEGDRFGSIGAGLALDAVRQFG
- a CDS encoding 3'-5' exonuclease, which gives rise to MLTKPIVMLDFETTGLSPDMGDRITEVAALRIADGVIVERYVSLVNCGVRVPSFITSLTGITQQMVDTAPPAHEVVPRLLDFIGADALAAHNASFDEKFLRAESTRLGMAPMHAGTVCSLKLSRRVYPQLYSYKLGNLGSQLGIPFRGTAHRAEADAEVAAEVLLHIGRHLASSYGIAAVEPALLMSVNKLAAAKVAAFLRKQSATAQ
- a CDS encoding tetratricopeptide repeat protein, with amino-acid sequence MNDRYPNKDDRYPNKDADVHAWFREASGKGDAYAQFNLALMYKRGKGVRRDDDAAFVWMRLSALQGIAFAQNHLGAMYYNGVGTRPDDTEAVFWFRMAARQGDASAQQNLGLMYRKGRGVPRSDETALTWFCRAAGQGVASAQALLGEAYAQGLGTKRNFQLALAWFRKAALQGDATAQLNLGLMYRRGHGVLQSDTQAVAWYRQAAAQGMAAAQRHLGVAYAEGRGVAVDLERACSWLRRAAEQGDVDAQFNLGVMLSNGHGARKDEALAFDWYCRAASAGHALAQYNLGGMYAQGRGVARDPAEALAWYRKAAEQGAANAQFNVGVIYANGHGVAKDEVRAVAWYRHAAEQGDASAQNNLGVMYANGHGVPRDDAEAVAWYRRAAEQGHPLAQYNLGGMYAGGRGVDRDPVLSYMWISLAAEAGDETACNNRKLIECRLTREEIGSAEMMTRRWRDAHRA
- a CDS encoding GGDEF domain-containing protein, with the translated sequence MKSASATLPANVSYLRAPAGDPACAHLLDILARRRLTALFQPLIRTQTGEIIGYEGLIRGPSDSPLHAPMKLFAAAREHGLALEVEYLCRRVVLERFAELALPGKLFLNVSPECLLPRRGGEGETLGCIRQLGLQPDRVIIELTENQPTYDYERMREAVLHYRARGFEIAIDDLGEGFSSLRLWSELRPEYVKIDMHFIQGINQDPVKLQFVRSIQEIAEESQTLVIAEGIEQGAELMVLRDLGVAFAQGYHLGRPQAEPVRAMPAEVLGALARGGVAVYPQRGVEKTAVSIVKLLHHVDAVSTAVTNNEVYQRFEADPALMIIPVVDDGVPLGLISRFVMIDHFARPYERELYGRKSCRQFMDARPLVADKGTSLQDLSCRMAASAAHHLFNGFIITDGGRYLGMGTGHDLMREITQLQIHAARYANPLTGLPGNVPINEHIDRLLHSGTRFWACYCDLDHFKPFNDVYGYRRGDDVIGLLGHILARHSDPDRDFVGHIGGDDFMILFQSEDWEARCRAMLAEFGASGAEFYSAEDRERGGYLGEDRQGRKVFHPLMSLSIGAIRVEPRQFHSHHQIATSAAEAKKQAKKIHGNSLFLDRRQSVAH